The genomic stretch TCCTCCAGCTCAAGAAGCTTGCGGGCTCCTGCCTCGCCGGCCGCTACCGAAAAGTCTCCGGGCACAATCAGGGCCGGGTCCATCTCAATGCCGGCGCGTCGCAACGCCGCCAGATGCCCGTCCTCCCGCGCGCTGCTGCATTGCAGATCGGGGCGTCCACCAATCATGCCGATGCGGCGGTGCCCCAAGGCCAGCAGATGCTCCACAGCCGAGAAGGCCCCCTCCCAGTTCGCAGCCCCCACCGTCATAAGGTCAGGTCCCGGCTGCCCCACAGGGTCGATCAGCACCACCGGGATGCCAAGGGATTTGATGCGTTGAATCTGCTTTGCGTCCAGTTCATAGACTGCCAGGAGCAGACCGTCTGATTTACGCTCCGCCAGATTGGCAAGCCAGGGGCGGATCCTGGAACCATCAAGCGACAAGCTGCTGACCACCGTGCCATAGCCCGCGTCTTGGGCTACGCGTTCCACACCCTCAATGATCTCAAGGGACCATTCCGATCTGAGTCCGGGAAAGACCAGATCGATCAGGCCAGCCTTTTTTTGACGTTTGGCCGGTCGGCGCGAATAGTCACGCCGGGCGATGATTTCTTCCACCCGGGCACGAGTTTCGGCCGCAACGTGGGCGTGCCCGTTGAGTACCTTCGACACTGTGGGAACTGAGACCCCGGCTTCCTGCGCTATCTCACTGATCGTTGCGCGACCGGCGTCTTTTTTGGCCACTTGGACCCCCTTTCTACGGCCGGCACCTTCACCAGCCTCATGAATTTTCCGAAAGTCCCCACGTTTGGATCCGTCCGCACATGCCGTACGTCCTGTTGTCCTTTCGTTGCCCCATGGTAGTCCGCGCATCCTGCAAATAGTAACTATCGGCCCGCTCAAGAAACTCCAACTGCGCTCGTGTCGCCGCCGCTTGCCTTTCGGCCCCGTACACCAGCAGCTTCTGCCAGTGGGAAGTACGCGCACCAACGATCCTTGCCGCTGCGTGGTGGAAGTCTGCCAAGGCCGCAGAACCTTCCTCCAGTACAGCCTTCTTCAGCGCAAAATACCCTTCCAGCGCCAAATCCCGCCGACGGCGGGCCGCGGATTCCGTCGTCGGGTCATCGCTGTCGGCGTCGCCGGGTGTCAAGGCCGCTGCCTGGCTGTAGACCGTGCCATCAACAAGGTGTGCGGGCGGAAACGTCATGACGGCATCACCGTTCTCCGGCAGGCCCGCATTCTGCATCACGACCAGGACACGCAGGTCTCCGGAATCATTGATCGCCCGGTGGATGGTGCCGGGGGTAAACCACAGCACGGTCCCCGGTTCCAATGGCGTGGACTTAAAACCGCCGGAGTCCAGGGTCTCCAGCCGTCCGTGCCCCTGCTGCACCGCATATGCCTCTGCCGACGTCGTGTGAAGATGTGGTGCACCTCCGGCCGCGCCGTCCCTTGCGGGCCAGTTGTAGATGCTGACCTCTGAGAGTGCAGTCGCACCTGGGAAGGTAGTCACAAGCGTGCTCAGACCCAAGCACCCAGGGCTGCCGTGGCTACCCCTGCCAGCGACTCTGCCGATTCCTGGTCAACCTCACCGTCGGAGATCACCACGGCATAGCGATACGTCAGCGGGGCGCCGTCCTGCAGCAATACTTCTTCGCTGAAGAAGGGGGCTGACCCCATGCAGGCAAACATGGAGGAACGGGCAAACCACTGGTTCGGGGCGCCCGGATTGGAGCCATCCTCAACAAAAGTGATAGTGGAGGCATTGCAACTCTGGTCGTGCTTGCCGGTGAAGGCCAACCATTCGGAGCGGGTGCCCATGAACTCATCCGTGCCTGTTCCTGCGGCGGAACGGAACTGGCCACCGGTGAAGGACCGCGGACCACGCCAGAAGAGACCGCCGTAGCCGGCGTTGTCCCGTCCCTCGGTGGTGGGGCTGCCGATGCTGATCGGGGCCGGGGAGATGTTGCTGATTTCGGTTTCAAAAAGCAGCGCCCAGGCGAGGACTCCGGGGACGTCCAGGAGTTGGATGTTGAAGCGGCGTTTCTCCGCAATGACAGGATCGCCTTCCTGGGAGCTCCATTCGAGTTCCTCGGCTGCCGTGATGCCAGCCCCGCCGTCGTCGATGCTGCTGAAGGCCTTGTGGTCCATGGCGCCGTTGTTGTCCAGATCCGTATATTCGGTGGCCCGGGTATAGCTTGCACCACCCCAGAAGTTGTCCTTGCCAACGTTGGGCAAGGCCAGGGAGAGTCCCTTGTGCCAGACATGATCCCATGGCCGGAAAATGGTGACTTCGTCGCCCCCCAGTGTGGTGAGCGGGTGGAAATAGGGCCGCGGGCTTTCATATTGAACGTCGGTGGGGTTGTAGGTGTAGCTGGCGATCTGTTGGCCTCCGACGGTGAAGGTCAGTGCTGCACCGTCATCGGAGTAGCGCAGTTTTGTGGAGCTGGGGAGTGTCGTTACGGGGCTGGTCATGTTGGTCTCCTGGAAAGAGTGACGGTCGATTAAGCAGGGTCGGTTAGACGGGGGAAGGCACGGAAAGGGCGGTTTCATCCAGAACCCGTGTGCCCAGCCCTGCTCCGTCCATCCCTGCATAGAACGGGTGCCCGGGCACGATGTCCCCACGGCGGACAGGTACACCGGTGAACGCGGAGGCATAGATGGCTGCGGCGAGTTCCAGCGTCTGGCGTGCCGAATCGGCGCCTGCAGGAAGAGGCTTGCCCGCATCCAGTGCGTCGTACATGGCCAGGAACTGGGCGGAGTGTCCGCTGCCTCGTTCCAGCGGCTGCCCGCTCCATGCGTTGGCCACCGTGGACTCGTGGCCGGGCGCCGGGGTGAGCGTCCAGTTGTCAGTGGAATAGCCATAGAGGTGGCTGAGCTCAATGGTGGCGAATTCGCAGTCGATCCGGATGTCTGAGGTTTCGCGGGGAGAGAGCAACGAGTTGATCAGAGTTGCCACTGCACCGTTTTCAAATCGGACCAACGCGACGGACAGATCCTCTGTGGAGGTGGCCCGCGCCTGCCTCGAGGCAATGGCGGTGACCTCAGTCCAAGGGCCCAACAGGTGCAGCAACAGGTCAAATTGGTGGATGCCATGACCCATGGTGGGTCCCCCGCCTTCGGCCTTCCAGCTTCCGCGCCACGGTAGTTCAAAGTAGCTGTCGGGGCGGTACCACAATGTGTCACAGCGAGCCACGAGGGGACGGCCAAAATCACTGCCGCCGATCAGGGCCTGCGCTGCCGCCGACGCATCACCAAAGCGGTGTTGGAAAACGCAGGAGAACTGCGTCCCGCCAACGGCCTGTGCTGTGTTGAGTCGGTCAAAATCCGCCAGGCTCAGTGCCGGCGGCTTTTCCGAGAGGACATGCACGCCAGCTTCGAGGCATTCGATGGCTTGGTCAATGTGCAACATCGGTGGTGTGCAGAGGTGGACAATGTCCGGTTTGGCTTCCGCCAGAAGCTGCGTCAGGTCCTGATACCTGCCAACGATGCCGTGCTCATCGCTAAAAGCCGCCAGCCGAGCCTCGTCCACATCACATGCGGCAACCAGTTCCACCCGGTCCTTGGCCCGAGACAGGTTGTCTGCATGGATGGCTGCGATCCCGCCCGTGCCTACCAGTGCTACCTTGTACGTCCTCATCTAAATATCTCCGTCTTTGCAGCTTTGAGTGGTCGCGTCATTCGTGGAAAGTTTCTAACTTGGTCAAGAAGTTTCTTAGCAATCCGCAGGCAAGAAACCCCATGGCTATCAACCGTAGAAACAACATATGCTGAAAGTCAAGGGTTTTGTGCACAGAAAGTAAGCATAACTTTCTGATAATTGTTAAAATGGGCATTTCAAGTCCAAGACGGCTTTGGCTACCGGAATTTCGGGGCCGCGGCCACCAAAGGCTTGCCCCGAATACCACCTCGATTCCACGGTTTGCTTCGCCATCTATTCCGCCGGCAACGCCGCCTAGGCAAAATCGTTTGCGACAGGCTCCATGCCGGATGATTGGTCCCACACCGCCGGAAAGTACAGCGCCGCACAGTTGCTGACGGCAGTGGGGCGCTGGACCCTGCAAGGGCAGGCTACAGGGCAGGCTTGCCCTTCAATGCCCGCCTGAATCAGTACCATGTTAGAAGCCGAGGGTTTCGGCGTCTGGGAAAGGAACGGAAAATGGCCAAGGGCCGCATCACCATTGCCGCAATCGCGAAGGAACTCAGCGTGTCCGTACCGACCGTTTCCCGTGTGCTCAATGGCAAGGAAGACGTCGCCGAGAGTACTCGCGTTCGGGTTGAGGAAGCACTGACCCGCCACAACTACCGCAAGCCCGTCGCAGTGAAT from Arthrobacter stackebrandtii encodes the following:
- a CDS encoding cupin domain-containing protein, translated to MTTFPGATALSEVSIYNWPARDGAAGGAPHLHTTSAEAYAVQQGHGRLETLDSGGFKSTPLEPGTVLWFTPGTIHRAINDSGDLRVLVVMQNAGLPENGDAVMTFPPAHLVDGTVYSQAAALTPGDADSDDPTTESAARRRRDLALEGYFALKKAVLEEGSAALADFHHAAARIVGARTSHWQKLLVYGAERQAAATRAQLEFLERADSYYLQDARTTMGQRKDNRTYGMCGRIQTWGLSENS
- a CDS encoding LacI family DNA-binding transcriptional regulator; translated protein: MAKKDAGRATISEIAQEAGVSVPTVSKVLNGHAHVAAETRARVEEIIARRDYSRRPAKRQKKAGLIDLVFPGLRSEWSLEIIEGVERVAQDAGYGTVVSSLSLDGSRIRPWLANLAERKSDGLLLAVYELDAKQIQRIKSLGIPVVLIDPVGQPGPDLMTVGAANWEGAFSAVEHLLALGHRRIGMIGGRPDLQCSSAREDGHLAALRRAGIEMDPALIVPGDFSVAAGEAGARKLLELEDRPTAIFTGNDEQALGAYRAARNAGLRIPQDLSIIGFDDIPAADWIEPGLTTVRQPVVHMAETAMRALLRHLDGDEELPQRIELGTELIVRGSTAAPAQV
- a CDS encoding Gfo/Idh/MocA family protein encodes the protein MRTYKVALVGTGGIAAIHADNLSRAKDRVELVAACDVDEARLAAFSDEHGIVGRYQDLTQLLAEAKPDIVHLCTPPMLHIDQAIECLEAGVHVLSEKPPALSLADFDRLNTAQAVGGTQFSCVFQHRFGDASAAAQALIGGSDFGRPLVARCDTLWYRPDSYFELPWRGSWKAEGGGPTMGHGIHQFDLLLHLLGPWTEVTAIASRQARATSTEDLSVALVRFENGAVATLINSLLSPRETSDIRIDCEFATIELSHLYGYSTDNWTLTPAPGHESTVANAWSGQPLERGSGHSAQFLAMYDALDAGKPLPAGADSARQTLELAAAIYASAFTGVPVRRGDIVPGHPFYAGMDGAGLGTRVLDETALSVPSPV
- a CDS encoding PmoA family protein: MTSPVTTLPSSTKLRYSDDGAALTFTVGGQQIASYTYNPTDVQYESPRPYFHPLTTLGGDEVTIFRPWDHVWHKGLSLALPNVGKDNFWGGASYTRATEYTDLDNNGAMDHKAFSSIDDGGAGITAAEELEWSSQEGDPVIAEKRRFNIQLLDVPGVLAWALLFETEISNISPAPISIGSPTTEGRDNAGYGGLFWRGPRSFTGGQFRSAAGTGTDEFMGTRSEWLAFTGKHDQSCNASTITFVEDGSNPGAPNQWFARSSMFACMGSAPFFSEEVLLQDGAPLTYRYAVVISDGEVDQESAESLAGVATAALGAWV